CATGGCGAGAGCGTCGTCGACGGGTCGGTGACGCCCGAAAGCATTGTCGTGGACAAGATCAGCCTGAATCGGGCCGATTCTGAGGCACGTCTGGCGTTGTCCGACAAGAAGATTCGTAACCTCGTCGACTGCGCGATCCGGATCGAGCAGTGGTACGGCAGGCCGCAGGACATCGAGTGGGTCGTCGATGAGCACGGTCAGATCTGGATTCTGCAGACCCGCCCGATAACCACCGGCGAAGCGTTGCAGGCGAGGGCCAAGGCGGCACAGTTCTATGACCCGCCGCGAGCAACCGAAAGTCGTTGGACCCGAGTCAACATCGCCGAAGCCGTACCTGGCGTGCCGACGCCGCTTTCCTGGTCGATGTGGAGGACCGGGCTCACCGAGGCGCAACGGCAAACGCAAATCCAACTCGGCGTCGTGTCAAAGCGCGAGAGTCGGCAGGGACCGCTTCTGACCCTCGCGCAGGGCTGGCCGGTGCTGTCGGTCGACCTGTTGTTGAGCCAAGTAGCTCGGGTCCCCGGCGTGGATCCGAGCGCGTTCAGTCAGCAGCTTCTCGGCGAAGCGGAACACATCGACATGGCACCGAAACACGCGCGCGCCGTGACGGCATGCCGGATGGCCTTCCGCGCACCGGTCACGCTTGCGCTGCTGAATCGGCGCCTGCGCGCTGTCAGCGCGACCTCGCGGCAAGCGTGGCAGCGAGATGCGTGGCGTCGTGCCGACGATCCCCTGGCACTGCTGGTCGGGGCCGCCACGCGCTTCGGGGAAACCTTGACCATTCACACCATGCAGACCTACCTGTGTCAAAGCCTGTATCAGGCGGTCGAGCGAGTGGCCGGGGACCTGGTGATCGAGCTGCTCTCCGGCGATGGTGACCTCCCTGAAGCGCACCTGGCCAGGGATCTTTGTCTGCTCTCCGGCGGCGCGATCTCGCTCGATCGCTTCCTGCGAGAGCACGGATTCCACGGGCCCGACGAGGGGGAGATCGGGTCCGCGTCGTGGCGGCAGAACCCGGAACCGGTTCTGCAGGCAGCGCGCACGTGGGCAGATGGCGGCAGTGTGCGTGATCCCGGTGCCGCTTTGGCTCGCCGGCGCGATGAACGAGTTCAGGCTGAATCAGAGCTGCGCGCACTGCTGCCGCGCGCGCGGCGCGGCGCTGTCACCCAGCTGATTGCCCTGGCGCGCCGAGCCTTGGTCGGCCGGGAGATCGGGAAGACGGCCTTCCTGCAAGATCTTGATGTTGCTCGTCATGCGGTGTCCTTCATCGACGCAGCTGCGGTCTGGCGCACGCTCGACGAACTCCGGGGGAGCGCTGTGCTTTCTTCAGCGGACGTCCTTGCCCGCCAACGGGTTCGGTCGCGGTTCGCCACGCAGGAGCCCCCGCTGTCATTTGTCTGCGATCCGAACTCGGCGCCGGTCGCTTCCGCCGTAGGGGAACCGCCGCTTATCACCGGTGCCGCTGCGAGCCCGGGCCGTGTCCGTGGACGGGCGCGGGTGGTGACCAATCCCAACGCGATCGTCGAACTCGGCGATGACGATGTGCTGATCGCACGGACCACCGACCCGTCATGGGTGGTGCGGTTCATGGCAGTGGCCGGGATGGCCATCGATGTGGGCGGCACGTTGTCACACGCCGCGATCATTGCGCGTGAACTCGGGATACCGTGCGTGATCGGCACAGGCAACGGCACCCAGGTCATCCCCGATGGGGCGTGGCTGGACCTCGACGGCTCGCAGGGGACCGTGAAGATCCTCGATGAGCCGCCTACCGATCGATCCGGAATCGCTTGACGCGCGCACCCGCGCCGGACGCCAGTTCGACCCGGCTGCGCGGCACGCCGAAATGCTCTGCCAGAACACGGATGACGGCGGCATTCGCTTTGCCATCCACGGCGGGCTCGCGCACGTAGACGGTCAGCTGTCCGTCGTCGTCGGTCTCGACCAGGGGGCCTTTGCGGCTGCCCGGTTTGACCTTGACGACGACGGTTTCGGTCATCGCGCAGGGGCTACCGGGCGACGATCACCGACGAGCCGTGCCCGAACAGGCCCTGGTTGGCCGTGACGCCCACCCTGGCGCCCTCGACCTGCCGGCCGGTGGCGGTCCCGCGTAGCTGCCAGGTCAGCTCGCACACCTGGGCGATGGCCTGCGCCGGGATCGCCTCGCCGAAGCAGGCAAGCCCACCGGAGGGGTTCACTGGCACCCGGCCACCGATGGTGGTGGCGCCGCTGCGCAGCAGCTGCTCGCCTTCACCCTTGGCGCACAGGCCCAGGTGCTCGTACCAGTCGATCTCCAGCGCGGTGGACAGGTCGTAGACCTCGGCCAGGCTGACGTCCTCGGGGCCGATCCCGGCCTCGGCGTAGGCCGCATCCAGAATCTGGTCCTTGAACACCCGCTCCGGGGCCGCCACCACGGCGGTGGAATCGGTTGCGATGTCCGGCAATTCGGGCAGGTGCTGCGGGTAGCGGGGGGTCACGGTGGACACCGCGCGCACCGACGGCACACCGTCGAGCGAACCCAGGTGCTTCTTGGCGAATTCCGCGCTGGCCACGATCAACGCGGCCGCACCGTCGGAGGTGGCGCAGATGTCGAGCTGGCGCAGCGGGTCGGAGACCACCGGGCTGGCCAGCACGTCGGCAACCGCGGATTCCTTGCGGTAGCGGGCATTCGGGTTGCTTAGGCCGTGCCGAGAGTTCTTCACCTTCACCTGCGCGAAGTCCTCGGAGGTGGCGCCGTAGAGGTCCATCCGGCGGCGCGCCAGCAGCGCGAAGTACACCGGGTTCATCGCGCCGATCAGGTGGAACCGCTGCCAGTCCGGGTCGTTCTTGCGCTCACCGCCGACCGGGGCGAAGGCGCCCTTGGGGGTGGTGTCGGCGCCGATCACCAGCGCCACGTCGCAGAAGCCGGCCAGGATCTGGGCCCGGGCGCTCTGCAGCGCCTGCGAACCAGAGGCGCAGGCGGCGTACGACGAAGACACCGGAACGCCGTTCCAGCCCAGCTTCTGGGCGAACGTCGAACCGGCGATGAAGCCCGGGTAGCCGTTGCGGATGGTGTCCGCGCCGGCGATGAACTGGATCTGCTGCGCGTTCAGGCCCGCGTCGGCCAGCGCGGCACGGGCGGCGACCACCCCGTACTCGGTGAAGTCGCGGCCCCACTTGCCCCACGGGTGCATGCCCGCACCCAGGATGTACAGCGGCTCGGGGCTCATGCGTCCACCTTCTTCCACGCGTAGACGGTGCGCGTCACGCCGTCGTCGTCGGTATAGAGCGGCATGGTGGTCAGCTCCATCTCCATGCCGACCTTCAAGTCCGCGGCCAGGGTGCCCTCGACGACCTTGCCCAGCACGATCAGGCCCTCGTCGGCCAGCTCCACCGCGGCGATCGCGAACGGCTCGAACGGGTCGCTCGGCGGGTAAGGAGACGGCGGGAGATACCGGTTCTCGGTGTAGCTCCAGATCTTGCCGCGCCGCGACAGCGCGACCGGTTCCAACACGTCGCCGTCGCAGGCGGGGTTGGGGCAGTTGTTCTCACGCGGTGGGAACACATAGGTGCCGCACTGCGGACACTTGGCGCCGGTCAGGTGGGGGAGGCCGGCGTCGTCGGTGGCGAACCACCCGTCGATGGCCGGCTGCGAGGCTACATCTGGCACTGGGTCAGCGTACCCAACCGGAACGGCGAAACTGAAACGTGTTCCAGTTGCCGGGACAAGGCGACAGTTCAGACCCGTGCCCGATCCGCTCCGGTATCGCGCCGGTAGGCGGCGGCCACCCGGGCCAGGTTGTCCGACCGCAGGATGGCGCCGCTGCGATGCATCGCCCGGTTGGCGGCCACCACCGCCGCGGTCGCGTCGCGGCGGTGCTCCTCATAGGCCCGCAGCCCGGTGTCGGGGTGCGCTGCCAGGCTGTCTGCCAGGGCACGCGCGTCCAAGATGGCCTGCGATCCGCCGTTGGCGCCCACCGGATACATCGGGTGTGCCGCATCGCCCAGCAGGGTTACCCGGCCACGGCCCCACCACGGCAGCGGATCGCGATCGACCATCGGGTATTCCAGCGGGTCGGCGGTGCGCCCCACCAGGTCGACGACGTCGAGCCAATCCACTCTCCAGCCGTCCAGGTAGGCCAACACCTGGTCGGCGTCGCACCGCTGGTTCCAGCGTGCGGTGCCCGGCAGCGGCCCGGGTGGGGCCTCGGGCACCAACAGCACCCAGTTGATCAGGCCGGAGCCGATCCGATAGATCACCAGCTCGGTGCCGTCGTCGGCCTTGACGATCGCCATGGTCTGCCCGTCCAGGTACGGCTCTCCCGGTGCCGCGCCGCGCCACATGCGCACCCCCGACCACCGCAGGTCGTCGCCGCGCGGGTGTAACTGCGCGCGCACCGCCGAATGAATCCCGTCGGCGCCCACCAAGAAAGCGCCCGCCAGCTCGTCGTCGCCCAACTGCACCCGCACCGCGTCGCCGTCGTCGACGAACCCGGTGACCCGCGATCCGGTCCGGACAGTGCCCGCCCCCAACCGCTCACGTACCGCGTCGAGCAACAACAGCTGCAGTTCCCCGCGGTGCACCGAATATTGCGGGTATTCGTAGCTGCCTTCGATTCCCCGCGGCTCACGGAACAGCTCCCGGCCGCGGCTATCGAAGTAGGCCAACGATGTTGGGGCGACCGCCAGCGCAGACAACTGCTCGCCCAGCCCCAGGGCGAACAACTCCCGGACGGCATGCGGCAGCAGATTGATGCCGACACCCAGCGGCCGCAGCTCCCGGGCGCCTTCGACGACGGTCGCGGGGATCCCGTGTGCGTGCAGGGTCAGTGCGGTGGTCAGTCCGCCGATGCCGGCTCCGGCGATCACAACGTCTGTCATGACTTCAGCGTCGTGGCCAGGAAACTATAAGTCCAATATCTATTTAGTTCAGAAACTATATTCAACGCTTATGGAACTGCGGCAGCTCGAATACTTCGTGGCGGTGGTCGAGGAAGCGAACTTCACCCGCGCGGCGCAGCGGGTGCACGTGGCGCAGCCGGCGGTCAGCGCCCAGATCGGGCGGCTGGAGCGAGAACTCGGCCAGCGGCTGCTGGACCGCTCCCGCCGGGAGGTTCGCCCGACGGCGGCCGGCGCGGCGGTACTGCCGTACGCCAAAGCGGCCTTGGCGGCAGTCGGTGACGTGCGGCTCGCCGTCGACGAGCTCAGCCAGCTGATCCGCGGCACGGTCACGATCGGCACCGTCACCGCCCATCCCGTCGACGTGCCAGGGCTGCTCGCCGAGTTTCACGCGGATTACCCGGGCGTCGAAATCACCCTGAGCACAGCCAATTCCGATGAGCTGATCGACGCGGTTCGGGGCGGCGACCTGGATCTGGCGATCGTGTCGGTCGGCCCCAGTGAGCAGCCCGCCGGGCTGGATATTGAGGTGGTCACCGACGAAGCCGTCGACGCGGCGGTGGGCCTCGCCGACGAGCTGGCCGGACATGCCACGGTCAGCCTGGCGCAGTTGGCGCAGCGGCCGCTGATCACCCTGCCGGTCGGCACTGGCATCCGCAGCCAGCTCGATCAAGCCTGCGCCGGGATCGGCGTCTCGCCGCGGATCGCGTTCGAGGCCAGCACTCCGCAGGCGCTGGCCGAGCTCGCCGAGCGCGGACTCGGGGTCGCGATCCTGCCGCGCTCGATGGCTCGCAACCGCCCGGGCCTGCACGCACTGCGGCTGACGCCGGAGCTGCGCGGCCGGCTGGTGTTGGCCTGGCGTGCCTCGGGACCGCGCAGCCCCGCAGCCCGGGTACTCGTCGACAGGGCGCGGCAGTTCCTGCGTGTCGGGGCGGGTGCCTAGAGTGGGTCCGTGAGCCAGACCAAACCGACGCTGCTGCTTCTGGACGGAAATTCGCTGGCGTACCGGGCCTTCTACGCGTTGCCCGCCGAGAACTTCAAGACCCGCAGCGGCCTGACCACCAACGCCGTCTACGGGTTCACCGCGATGCTGATCAACCTGCTGCGCGACGAGGCCCCGACCCACGTCGCCGCCGCGTTCGACGTGTCGCGGCAGACCTTCCGCTCGGAGCGCTTCCCCGAGTACAAGGCCACCCGCTCGGCCACCCCCGATGAGTTCCGCGGCCAGATCGACATCACCAAGGAGGTGCTGGCCGCGCTGGGCATTACCACGTTGTCGGAGCCCGGCTTTGAGGCCGACGACCTGATCGCCACGCTGGCAACCCAGGCCGACGCCGAGGGCTACCGGGTGCTGGTGGTCACCGGCGACCGCGACGCCCTGCAACTGGTCAACGAGAACGTGACCGTGCTCTACCCCCGCAAGGGTGTCAGCGACCTGACCCGGTTCACCCCGGACGCGGTCGTCGAGAAGTACGGCCTGACCCCGGCGCAGTACCCGGACTTCGCGGCGTTGCGCGGCGACCCCAGCGACAACCTGCCGGGCATTCCCGGGGTGGGGGAGAAGACCGCCTCGAAGTGGATCACCGAATACGGCTCGCTGCAGGGGCTGGTGGACCAGGTCGACACCGTCAAGGGCAAGGTCGGAGATGCGTTGCGCGCCAACCTGTCCACCGTGGTCCTCAACCGTGAGTTGACCGACCTGGTGCGCAACGTGCCGCTGGCCCAGACGCCGGACACCCTGCGGCTGGTGCCGTGGGACCGTGAGCAGATCCATCAGCTCTTCGACGACCTGGAGTTCCGGGTGCTGCGTGACCGGTTGTTCGACACGCTTTCCACCGCCGGCGGCGCAGTGCCCGAGGCCGAGGAGGGCTTCGAGGTCCGCGGCGGCGCCCTGGAGCCCGGAACGGTCGCCTCGTGGCTGGCCGAACACGCCTCCGATGGCCGCCGCACCGGGCTGGCCGTGATCGGCACGCACCGCAGCTTTGACAGCGACGCGACCGCGCTGGCCCTGGCCTCGGCGGACGGCGAAGGCGGCTATATCGACACCGCGACGCTGACCGCCGAGGACGACGCCGCGCTGGGCGCCTGGCTGGCCGACTCGGCCAATCCCAAGGCGCTGCATGAGGCCAAGCTGGCTATCCACGACCTGGCCGGGCGCGGCTGGACCCTGGACGGTGTCACCTCTGACACCGCCCTGGCCGCCTACCTGGTGCGGCCCGGTCAGCGCAGCTTCAGCCTCGACGACCTCTCGGTGCGCTACCTGCGCCGGGAGCTGCGTGCCGAATCCGATGAACAGCAACAGCTTTCGTTGCTGGATGACACCGAGGGCGTCGACGATCAGGCCGTGCAGACCGCGATCCTGCGGGCCCGGGCGGTCAACGACCTGGCCGACGCGCTGGATCTCGAGCTGGCCCGCATCGACTCGTCCGGACTGCTCGCCGACATCGAACTGCCGCTGCAGCGAGTGCTGGCCGAGCTGGAGACAGCCGGGATCGGTGTGGATCTCGATCACCTGAGCCAGCTGCAGAGCCGGTTCGGTGACCAGATTCGCGACGCCGCCGAGGCGGCCTACGCGGTGATCGGCAAGCAGATCAACCTCGGCTCGCCCAAGCAGCTGCAGGTGGTGCTCTTCGACGAGCTGGGCATGCCCAAGACCAAGAAGACCAAGACCGGCTACACCACCGACGCCGACGCGCTGCAGACCCTGTTCGACAAGACCGGCCATCCGTTCCTGGAGCACCTGCTGACCCACCGCGACGTCACCCGGCTGAAGGTGACGGTCGACGGATTGCTGAAATCGGTTGCCTCCGATGGCCGAATCCACACCACGCTGAATCAGACGATCGCGGCGACCGGCCGGCTGTCGTCGACCGACCCCAACCTGCAGAACATCCCGATCCGCACCGACGCCGGCCGCCAGATCCGCGACGGCTTCGTGGTCGGCGAGGGTTACCCCGAGCTGATGACGGTCGACTACAGCCAGATCGAGATGCGCATCATGGCGCACCTGTCGGCCGACGAGGGCCTCATCGAGGCGTTCAACACCGGCGAAGACCTGCACTCGTTCGTCGGGTCGCGGGCGTTCTCGGTGCCCATCGACGAGGTGACCCCGGACATGCGCCGCCGTGTCAAGGCGATGTCCTACGGCCTGGCCTACGGGTTGAGCGCCTACGGGCTGGCCTCCCAGCTCAAGATCTCCACCGAAGAGGCCAAAGAGCAGATGGACGCCTACTTCGACCGGTTCGGGCGGGTCCGCGACTATCTGCACGAGGTGGTCGAGCAGGCCCGCAAAGACGGCTACACCTCCACGGTGTTGGGCCGGCGGCGCTACCTGCCGGAGTTGGACAGCAGCAACCGCCAGGTCCGGGAGTCCGCCGAGCGGGCCGCGCTCAATGCGCCGATCCAGGGCAGCGCGGCCGACATCATCAAGGTCGCGATGATCAACGTCGACCAAGCTCTCAAGGCCTCCACCCTGCGGTCGCGAATGCTGCTGCAGGTGCACGACGAATTGCTGTTCGAAGTGGCCGACGGCGAACGCGAGCCGCTGGAGGCGCTGGTGCGCGACAAGATGGGCAGTGCCTATCCGCTCAGCGTTCCGCTGGAGGTCGCGGTGGGCTACGGCCGGAGCTGGGATTCGGCAGCGCACTAACGCAGATCGTCGAACTGTCGGGGGAGACGCGTACAATCGAACACATGTTCGAAGGAACGCTACCTTCCGCGGAGTCGATTGATCGGCTCAGTGAGCTGTTTGAGCGGCGGTATCCATCGACGACGCCGGAGTCGGCGGCGTTGGTGGAGCGGATCTGTGTCTCGGCGCGGGCGGAGAACCGGGCGGCGGCGGCGCAACTGGTGGCGATCGGCGAGTTGTTCGCGCTGCGATTGAGTCGGTGTAGCGAAACCGAGGAGTGGGCGGTCGATACCGAGGCGGCGGTGAGCGCTGAGGTGGCGGCGGCGTTGCGGATCAGCCAGGGGTTAGCGGCGAGCCGGTTGCGGTATGCGCGGGCGATGCGGGAGCAGTTGCCGCAGGTGGCTGAGGTGTTCAAGGCCGGCGATATCGATATTCGACTGTTTCAGACGCTGGTGTATCGCACGGATCTGATTGCTGATCGTGAGGTCTTGGCGCTGGTCGATGGCCAGTTGGCGGCGCAGGTGGTGCGTTGGCCGTCCCTGACCAGGAGTCGGTTGGCCGGCAAGGTCGACAAGATCGTCGCCAAAGCCGACGCCGATGCGGTGCGGCGCCGCAAAGAGCGTCAAGCGGAGCGGAAGATCGGGTTTGCGGACCAAGAGGGTGGGCTCTCGGAGGTTTACGGCAGCTTGTTCACCCCTGATGCCCGTGCCCTGGACAAGGCGCTGGATAAGTTGGCGGCCACGGTGTGCGAACACGATCCGCGCACTCGCGCGCAGCGGCGTGCCGATGCGATGGGGGCGTTGGCAGCGCGGGCGGATCGGCTGGGGTGTCGCTGTGGGCGCCCGGATTGCGCTGCTGGGGGGCGTGCGGCGGCCGGTCCGGTAGTTATTCATGTGATGGCCGAGCAGGCCACCGTCGATGGGACGGGTGATGCGCCGGGCTCGTTGGTCGGGTCTGACGGATTGATCCCGCCGGAGTTGATCGCCGAGCTGGCCCGATCGGCCCGGTTGGTGTCGTTGGTGCATCCCGGCGATGCCCCGCCCGAGCCGGGGTATGTGCCTTCGAAAGCATTGGCTGATTTTGTGCGGTGCCGGGATATGACGTGCCGTTGGCCCGGTTGTGACCGTCCGGCCCTGGACTGCGATCTGGACCACACGATTGCTTACGGTGACGGTGGTTCTACGCATGCGTCGAATCTCAAATGCTATTGCCGCACACATCATTTGGTTAAGACGTTTTGGGGCTGGCGAGATCAGCAGCTGCCGGACGGGACGGTAATCCTGACCTCGCCATCGGGGCAGACCTACGTCAGTACCCCGGGCAGTTCCCTGTTGTTCCCGCACTTGTGCGCACCCACCGGGGAACTGCCGACACCACTGCGCCGCGATAACGACCGCTGTGGGGAGCGCACCGCGATGATGCCCCGGCGCCGACGCACCCGCGCCCAGAACCGCGCGGCCCGCATCGCCACCGAACGCAACCAAAACCACAAAGCCCGCCAAGCCCGACGTGCCGCATTCGACACCGTCTGGTTCCCGAAAGTGGCCCCCGGCATCGACCCCGACGACCCGCCGCCCTTCTAGCTAGCGGCGGTCACGAGCCGCGGTTCAGGATCCTGGTGGCGTCGTGCACCATCTGCGCCACGATGGCACCCGCCGGCAGAACGTCGTGGATGAGTCCGACGGCCTCGCCGATCAGGATGTGGGCAATGTCGAAGTCCGCGGCGGCGAGCCCCGCCTGAAATGCGTCGATGGCCTCGGGCAGGTTGGCCAGCAAGTGGCTCTCGTCGCCGTGCCAGCTCTGCAGGAACGTGTTGCGCAGCGCCCGCTCGTCGTATTGGGCAGGCCAATCGAGTTGTCGCACAAGGTCGTAGACGCGGGTGCGGACGGTGTCCTCGCCGCTGGCTCGGATGGCTCGCTGGTGCGCGCTGGGTGATACGAGTGCCTCGCTGCAGGCCCAGAACCGAGTGCCAATCAAGACTCCGTCGGCGCCGAGCGCCAACGCCGCGGCCACCCCGCGACCGTCGGCGATT
The window above is part of the Mycolicibacter sp. MU0102 genome. Proteins encoded here:
- a CDS encoding PEP/pyruvate-binding domain-containing protein; protein product: MSATFVKPLSDIRATDVAFSGGKGANLGELLAVGLPVPDGFVIGVSAHVDLSGELRDAIVANYHALGDDTAVAVRSSAVAEDGVDASHAGIYETVLNVRGITQLLAAVDYCWESASSARARRYRDARGLESTVGMAVVVQRQIVPTCGGVAFTADPLSGDRDRVVIELARGHGESVVDGSVTPESIVVDKISLNRADSEARLALSDKKIRNLVDCAIRIEQWYGRPQDIEWVVDEHGQIWILQTRPITTGEALQARAKAAQFYDPPRATESRWTRVNIAEAVPGVPTPLSWSMWRTGLTEAQRQTQIQLGVVSKRESRQGPLLTLAQGWPVLSVDLLLSQVARVPGVDPSAFSQQLLGEAEHIDMAPKHARAVTACRMAFRAPVTLALLNRRLRAVSATSRQAWQRDAWRRADDPLALLVGAATRFGETLTIHTMQTYLCQSLYQAVERVAGDLVIELLSGDGDLPEAHLARDLCLLSGGAISLDRFLREHGFHGPDEGEIGSASWRQNPEPVLQAARTWADGGSVRDPGAALARRRDERVQAESELRALLPRARRGAVTQLIALARRALVGREIGKTAFLQDLDVARHAVSFIDAAAVWRTLDELRGSAVLSSADVLARQRVRSRFATQEPPLSFVCDPNSAPVASAVGEPPLITGAAASPGRVRGRARVVTNPNAIVELGDDDVLIARTTDPSWVVRFMAVAGMAIDVGGTLSHAAIIARELGIPCVIGTGNGTQVIPDGAWLDLDGSQGTVKILDEPPTDRSGIA
- a CDS encoding DUF167 domain-containing protein → MTETVVVKVKPGSRKGPLVETDDDGQLTVYVREPAVDGKANAAVIRVLAEHFGVPRSRVELASGAGARVKRFRIDR
- a CDS encoding lipid-transfer protein, which produces MSPEPLYILGAGMHPWGKWGRDFTEYGVVAARAALADAGLNAQQIQFIAGADTIRNGYPGFIAGSTFAQKLGWNGVPVSSSYAACASGSQALQSARAQILAGFCDVALVIGADTTPKGAFAPVGGERKNDPDWQRFHLIGAMNPVYFALLARRRMDLYGATSEDFAQVKVKNSRHGLSNPNARYRKESAVADVLASPVVSDPLRQLDICATSDGAAALIVASAEFAKKHLGSLDGVPSVRAVSTVTPRYPQHLPELPDIATDSTAVVAAPERVFKDQILDAAYAEAGIGPEDVSLAEVYDLSTALEIDWYEHLGLCAKGEGEQLLRSGATTIGGRVPVNPSGGLACFGEAIPAQAIAQVCELTWQLRGTATGRQVEGARVGVTANQGLFGHGSSVIVAR
- a CDS encoding Zn-ribbon domain-containing OB-fold protein, translating into MPDVASQPAIDGWFATDDAGLPHLTGAKCPQCGTYVFPPRENNCPNPACDGDVLEPVALSRRGKIWSYTENRYLPPSPYPPSDPFEPFAIAAVELADEGLIVLGKVVEGTLAADLKVGMEMELTTMPLYTDDDGVTRTVYAWKKVDA
- a CDS encoding FAD-dependent monooxygenase; translation: MTDVVIAGAGIGGLTTALTLHAHGIPATVVEGARELRPLGVGINLLPHAVRELFALGLGEQLSALAVAPTSLAYFDSRGRELFREPRGIEGSYEYPQYSVHRGELQLLLLDAVRERLGAGTVRTGSRVTGFVDDGDAVRVQLGDDELAGAFLVGADGIHSAVRAQLHPRGDDLRWSGVRMWRGAAPGEPYLDGQTMAIVKADDGTELVIYRIGSGLINWVLLVPEAPPGPLPGTARWNQRCDADQVLAYLDGWRVDWLDVVDLVGRTADPLEYPMVDRDPLPWWGRGRVTLLGDAAHPMYPVGANGGSQAILDARALADSLAAHPDTGLRAYEEHRRDATAAVVAANRAMHRSGAILRSDNLARVAAAYRRDTGADRARV
- a CDS encoding LysR family transcriptional regulator gives rise to the protein MELRQLEYFVAVVEEANFTRAAQRVHVAQPAVSAQIGRLERELGQRLLDRSRREVRPTAAGAAVLPYAKAALAAVGDVRLAVDELSQLIRGTVTIGTVTAHPVDVPGLLAEFHADYPGVEITLSTANSDELIDAVRGGDLDLAIVSVGPSEQPAGLDIEVVTDEAVDAAVGLADELAGHATVSLAQLAQRPLITLPVGTGIRSQLDQACAGIGVSPRIAFEASTPQALAELAERGLGVAILPRSMARNRPGLHALRLTPELRGRLVLAWRASGPRSPAARVLVDRARQFLRVGAGA
- the polA gene encoding DNA polymerase I; this encodes MSQTKPTLLLLDGNSLAYRAFYALPAENFKTRSGLTTNAVYGFTAMLINLLRDEAPTHVAAAFDVSRQTFRSERFPEYKATRSATPDEFRGQIDITKEVLAALGITTLSEPGFEADDLIATLATQADAEGYRVLVVTGDRDALQLVNENVTVLYPRKGVSDLTRFTPDAVVEKYGLTPAQYPDFAALRGDPSDNLPGIPGVGEKTASKWITEYGSLQGLVDQVDTVKGKVGDALRANLSTVVLNRELTDLVRNVPLAQTPDTLRLVPWDREQIHQLFDDLEFRVLRDRLFDTLSTAGGAVPEAEEGFEVRGGALEPGTVASWLAEHASDGRRTGLAVIGTHRSFDSDATALALASADGEGGYIDTATLTAEDDAALGAWLADSANPKALHEAKLAIHDLAGRGWTLDGVTSDTALAAYLVRPGQRSFSLDDLSVRYLRRELRAESDEQQQLSLLDDTEGVDDQAVQTAILRARAVNDLADALDLELARIDSSGLLADIELPLQRVLAELETAGIGVDLDHLSQLQSRFGDQIRDAAEAAYAVIGKQINLGSPKQLQVVLFDELGMPKTKKTKTGYTTDADALQTLFDKTGHPFLEHLLTHRDVTRLKVTVDGLLKSVASDGRIHTTLNQTIAATGRLSSTDPNLQNIPIRTDAGRQIRDGFVVGEGYPELMTVDYSQIEMRIMAHLSADEGLIEAFNTGEDLHSFVGSRAFSVPIDEVTPDMRRRVKAMSYGLAYGLSAYGLASQLKISTEEAKEQMDAYFDRFGRVRDYLHEVVEQARKDGYTSTVLGRRRYLPELDSSNRQVRESAERAALNAPIQGSAADIIKVAMINVDQALKASTLRSRMLLQVHDELLFEVADGEREPLEALVRDKMGSAYPLSVPLEVAVGYGRSWDSAAH
- a CDS encoding HNH endonuclease signature motif containing protein, which translates into the protein MFEGTLPSAESIDRLSELFERRYPSTTPESAALVERICVSARAENRAAAAQLVAIGELFALRLSRCSETEEWAVDTEAAVSAEVAAALRISQGLAASRLRYARAMREQLPQVAEVFKAGDIDIRLFQTLVYRTDLIADREVLALVDGQLAAQVVRWPSLTRSRLAGKVDKIVAKADADAVRRRKERQAERKIGFADQEGGLSEVYGSLFTPDARALDKALDKLAATVCEHDPRTRAQRRADAMGALAARADRLGCRCGRPDCAAGGRAAAGPVVIHVMAEQATVDGTGDAPGSLVGSDGLIPPELIAELARSARLVSLVHPGDAPPEPGYVPSKALADFVRCRDMTCRWPGCDRPALDCDLDHTIAYGDGGSTHASNLKCYCRTHHLVKTFWGWRDQQLPDGTVILTSPSGQTYVSTPGSSLLFPHLCAPTGELPTPLRRDNDRCGERTAMMPRRRRTRAQNRAARIATERNQNHKARQARRAAFDTVWFPKVAPGIDPDDPPPF